In Phocoena phocoena chromosome 8, mPhoPho1.1, whole genome shotgun sequence, the following are encoded in one genomic region:
- the LOC136127023 gene encoding LOW QUALITY PROTEIN: olfactory receptor 10V1-like (The sequence of the model RefSeq protein was modified relative to this genomic sequence to represent the inferred CDS: substituted 1 base at 1 genomic stop codon), whose protein sequence is MEEHNQTGAVHFHFHPFSTDQAVVALIFMAFLLLCPGSLIGNVTTGLWXEHSLHTPVYFFLFALAMLETGYSTNIAPLTLAGVPSMGKMLISLPGCGAQMFFSILLGESDCVFLAVMAYDRYVEVCHPLHYNLIMSWQLCGQKTLGSLGLGFLLVLPLTILICHLSFCGHSEIYHFFCDTPAVICLACADTHRHEAALYAISVAAVAIALLLICLCYGCIVATIVRMESTQGRRRAFSTSSSHLMVVFLQYVCCTLIYLCPSSSYSPEEGQAVSVVYNCFSPVLNPLVYSIRNQEVTNAVRRLWQERT, encoded by the coding sequence ATGGAAGAGCACAACCAGACGGGAGCGGTCCATTTCCACTTCCACCCCTTCTCAACAGACCAGGCAGTGGTGGCCCTCATATTCATGGCCTTCTTGCTGTTGTGCCCAGGAAGCCTCATTGGAAATGTCACCACTGGGCTCTGGTGAGAACACTCCCTCCATACCCCAGTGTACTTCTTCCTCTTTGCACTGGCCATGCTGGAGACTGGCTACTCCACCAACATTGCTCCCTTGACTCTGGCTGGCGTCCCTTCCATGGGGAAGATGCTTATCTCTCTCCCTGGCTGTGGAGCCCAGATGTTCTTCTCCATCCTTCTCGGGGAATCTGACTGTGTCTTTCTTGCTGTCATGGCCTATGACAGGTACGTGGAAGTCTGTCATCCATTGCATTACAACCTCATCATGAGTTGGCAGCTCTGTGGGCAGAAGACTTTAGGTTCTCTAGGTCTGGGATTCCTGTTGGTGCTGCCTTTGACCATTCTGATCTGCCACCTTTCATTCTGTGGCCACAGTGAAATCTATCACTTCTTCTGTGACACGCCTGCCGTTATATGCCTGGCCTGTGCAGACACCCACAGGCACGAGGCAGCTCTCTATGCCATCAGTGTGGCCGCTGTGGCCATTGCCTTGCTCCTTATCTGCCTCTGCTATGGCTGCATTGTGGCCACCATCGTGAGGATGGAGTCAACCCAGGGAAGGCGCCGGGCCTTCTCCACTAGTTCCTCCCACCTCATGGTGGTTTTCCTGCAGTATGTGTGTTGTACCCTTATCTACCTGTGCCCCAGCTCCAGCTACTCCCCAGAAGAGGGCCAGGCAGTGTCTGTTGTCTACAACTGTTTCTCACCAGTGCTGAACCCCTTGGTCTATAGCATAAGGAATCAAGAAGTGACTAATGCAGTGAGGAGACTATGGCAAGAACGTACTTGA